A single window of Myxococcus virescens DNA harbors:
- a CDS encoding FruA-associating protein, FapA gives MTTTIAQAGFVKVTSPYPEEQELLDPALAAPTPQKAAQLRQKASHWLSRAQKELHDAIFARDGSEAGLDRYASARAELDSAETWALRVAEAFSMRRD, from the coding sequence ATGACTACGACGATTGCGCAGGCCGGTTTCGTGAAGGTGACGTCCCCGTACCCCGAGGAGCAAGAGCTGTTGGATCCGGCGCTCGCCGCCCCCACGCCCCAGAAGGCAGCCCAGCTTCGCCAGAAGGCGAGCCATTGGCTCAGTCGCGCACAGAAGGAGCTGCACGACGCCATCTTCGCGCGGGACGGCTCGGAGGCCGGACTGGACCGTTATGCCAGCGCCCGCGCGGAGCTCGACTCGGCGGAGACGTGGGCCCTGCGCGTCGCGGAAGCCTTCTCCATGCGCCGTGATTGA